In Alteromonas mediterranea DE, a single genomic region encodes these proteins:
- a CDS encoding glycosyltransferase family 2 protein produces the protein MEVKMPNTVSVVITTHNRPDYLKESLAAVLKQTVMPKEVFVIDDGSSVSYEEVLSLFPSEQFTYVKVPVASGANAARNLGISKSTSDIIAFLDDDDVWDNDYLEQHIAEHLHADAVTCGYRFLETPDKIHINETEIITTDVIKKGNKFCGMSGVTCKASLAKKLMFDEELKNSQDWDFFVRITLEDAVFKNIPKDIYFYRRGHVSISTEVANMPLEKVFPRLKAFKKHKALLGKEAYNDRVAIKRQLT, from the coding sequence ATGGAAGTGAAAATGCCAAACACTGTGTCTGTTGTAATCACAACGCATAATCGCCCAGACTACCTCAAAGAATCACTCGCTGCAGTATTAAAACAAACTGTTATGCCAAAAGAAGTGTTCGTTATTGATGATGGCTCTTCAGTAAGCTATGAAGAAGTCTTATCTCTCTTTCCAAGTGAACAATTTACTTACGTTAAAGTTCCAGTTGCATCAGGTGCTAACGCGGCACGTAATTTAGGTATATCCAAGTCGACATCAGATATTATTGCGTTCTTAGATGACGATGATGTATGGGACAATGATTATCTAGAACAGCACATTGCAGAGCATCTACATGCAGATGCCGTGACCTGCGGTTATCGATTTCTTGAAACACCGGACAAAATTCACATTAACGAAACTGAAATCATTACCACCGATGTAATCAAAAAAGGTAATAAATTCTGCGGAATGAGTGGTGTTACGTGCAAGGCTTCATTAGCTAAAAAGCTGATGTTTGATGAAGAATTAAAGAACAGCCAAGATTGGGACTTCTTCGTTCGTATTACACTAGAAGATGCTGTGTTCAAAAACATACCTAAAGATATTTATTTCTATCGCAGAGGACACGTTAGCATTTCTACCGAAGTAGCCAATATGCCCTTAGAAAAAGTTTTCCCAAGGCTTAAGGCATTTAAGAAACATAAAGCGCTATTAGGCAAAGAAGCTTATAACGACCGTGTTGCTATAAAGCGACAATTAACTTGA
- a CDS encoding SGNH hydrolase domain-containing protein → MQDLFAVSLVMGASHIEQLYPYVESLNNEYNIYFLTQSGCFVTPSMKNPKWNCDNLQNYEKLLEEVKFEKVVTSFYSFNSYLPNERTERDEEKRGRIKEYDNYLNTMKTNVSKVFVIMGEPKGEEFDPTLAIRKGLPNSIPETKARSDYTEHEDALKQLKNIEHVEVIDPIKHLCKDGLCKTRDEKAFFYRDYNHMRPWYSIKANSYLDAIFLT, encoded by the coding sequence TTGCAGGACTTATTCGCAGTTTCCTTAGTTATGGGGGCTAGTCATATTGAGCAACTTTACCCATATGTCGAAAGCTTAAATAATGAATACAACATTTATTTTTTAACGCAAAGTGGGTGCTTTGTTACGCCTTCTATGAAAAATCCTAAATGGAATTGTGACAACTTGCAAAACTATGAAAAGCTATTAGAAGAGGTAAAGTTTGAAAAAGTTGTTACATCTTTTTATAGCTTTAATTCATATTTGCCAAATGAACGAACTGAACGCGATGAAGAAAAGCGCGGAAGGATAAAAGAGTACGACAATTATTTAAATACCATGAAAACAAACGTATCTAAAGTATTTGTTATAATGGGCGAGCCAAAAGGAGAAGAGTTCGACCCAACTCTTGCCATCCGTAAGGGACTACCTAATAGCATCCCAGAAACGAAAGCGCGCTCGGATTACACCGAGCATGAGGATGCTTTAAAACAATTAAAAAATATTGAACATGTTGAAGTTATCGATCCGATAAAGCATTTATGTAAAGACGGTTTATGCAAAACTAGAGATGAAAAAGCTTTCTTCTACCGAGATTACAACCATATGCGGCCTTGGTATTCTATAAAGGCAAATTCTTATTTAGACGCAATTTTTCTAACATAG
- a CDS encoding IS5 family transposase, whose protein sequence is MSQQLTFADSEFSSKRRQTRKEIFLSRMDNLLPWSQLLEVIEPFYPKAGNGRRPYALETMFRIHCMQQWYSLGDEAMEDALYEIASMRQFAQLSLDKAIPDRTTIMNFRHLLEKHKLTRQLFKTVNQWLSECGVMMTQGTLVDATIIEAPSSTKNKKNERDPDMHQTKKGNEWHFGMKAHIGVDAKSGLTHTLVTTAANEHDLNQMKNLLHGDEEFISGDAGYQGAEKREELKEKDVEWLIAERPGKVRALKKHPRKNKTAINIEYLKASIRAKVEHPFRIIKCQFGFIKARYKGLTKNDSQLAMLFTLANLFKVDQMLRRQPRSV, encoded by the coding sequence ATGAGCCAACAGTTAACTTTTGCCGATAGCGAGTTTTCCAGCAAGCGCCGTCAGACCCGTAAAGAGATATTCTTATCCAGAATGGATAACCTGCTGCCGTGGTCTCAATTGCTGGAAGTGATTGAACCCTTTTATCCTAAAGCAGGCAATGGCAGACGTCCATATGCGCTTGAGACCATGTTTCGCATTCACTGTATGCAGCAATGGTATAGCCTCGGTGATGAAGCGATGGAAGATGCGTTATATGAAATTGCTTCGATGCGTCAGTTTGCGCAACTGTCACTGGATAAAGCCATTCCTGACCGCACCACCATTATGAACTTCCGTCACTTGCTGGAAAAGCACAAGCTGACTCGCCAATTATTCAAAACGGTCAACCAATGGCTGTCGGAGTGCGGTGTGATGATGACGCAGGGTACACTGGTGGATGCGACGATTATTGAAGCTCCCAGCTCCACCAAGAATAAAAAGAATGAGCGTGACCCGGATATGCACCAGACCAAAAAAGGTAATGAATGGCACTTCGGCATGAAAGCCCATATAGGAGTGGATGCCAAGAGTGGCCTGACGCATACGCTGGTGACCACTGCCGCCAACGAACATGACCTGAATCAGATGAAGAACCTGTTGCATGGCGATGAGGAATTCATCTCTGGCGATGCTGGATATCAAGGCGCAGAGAAGCGTGAAGAACTTAAAGAAAAGGATGTGGAATGGCTGATTGCTGAGCGTCCCGGAAAGGTTCGGGCACTGAAAAAGCATCCCCGCAAAAACAAAACTGCCATCAACATCGAATATTTAAAAGCCAGCATCCGAGCAAAAGTTGAACACCCGTTTCGCATCATCAAATGTCAGTTCGGCTTTATCAAAGCACGCTATAAAGGGCTGACAAAAAATGACTCACAGTTAGCCATGCTATTCACCTTGGCGAACCTGTTTAAAGTAGACCAGATGTTACGACGACAGCCAAGATCTGTCTGA
- a CDS encoding acyltransferase family protein has translation MLFITSLYVYKIKKNKFSQQVKQKMTFREDIQGLRALAVLSVVIYHISPHHLPGGFIGVDIFFVISGYLIMGQIYNKIQQNAFSISDFYVKRFKRLFPAFFATVSVSSLFAFSYFLPGEFSKYTWSLVASCLYISNFYFYTKSGYFDSELQGSPLLHTWSLSVEEQFYAFMPIILILAYGAYKRFSIAILSTIGALSFIGCVYLTHSDVSFAFFASFTRFWQFILGGAIAIYGLHLKSHRTLCELLTTISVITLLASCFFLTHDEFPGIKAVIPTLATVAVLAFSRKGLFIYRLLSIKPAEFIGNISYSLYLWHWPVIIFYQLHLETELKALDKIIVLILSILLGVLSYYFVEQRFRKSKNSKGVAQKVYLQVALSSAILCAVVYGLTYVLPMRFNEQQLAYEEFMDNHDASYFRPGVCFLTSSYSDISYFKKDTCLIAQEEKENILLVGDSHAAHWYAGLEANKKPNQTVSQITASGCKPTISYQGEKRCAQLMRIAFEEIIPTRRYEKIIISARWKIDDLPWLLKTLDRIDTANTEVTVLGPIIEYTQPLPRILAHSDFEDKLKRTQKYEFIEKIDSKFKNELRNKNVKYISIFKNICDSTGNCKTLVGDKPLQFDYGHLTLEGSRTLLNRQSNISL, from the coding sequence ATGCTGTTCATCACTAGCCTTTATGTGTATAAAATTAAGAAAAATAAATTCTCACAACAGGTAAAACAAAAAATGACATTCAGGGAAGACATTCAAGGCTTGCGAGCATTAGCTGTATTGAGTGTAGTCATATATCATATCAGCCCTCACCATTTACCTGGAGGCTTCATAGGCGTAGATATATTCTTTGTTATATCTGGTTATCTCATCATGGGGCAGATATACAATAAAATTCAGCAAAACGCGTTTTCTATTTCAGACTTTTACGTAAAACGCTTTAAACGCTTATTTCCCGCTTTTTTTGCGACAGTTTCAGTATCTTCTTTATTCGCTTTTTCATACTTCCTTCCCGGAGAATTTAGTAAATACACGTGGAGCTTAGTGGCCTCTTGTCTTTATATTTCAAATTTTTACTTTTATACCAAATCAGGCTATTTCGATAGCGAACTACAAGGTTCTCCTCTGCTACATACTTGGTCGCTTTCGGTTGAAGAACAATTTTATGCATTCATGCCAATAATTTTGATACTTGCTTATGGGGCATATAAAAGGTTTTCTATTGCTATTTTAAGTACCATTGGCGCATTGAGTTTTATTGGGTGTGTTTATTTAACTCATAGTGATGTTAGCTTTGCGTTTTTCGCGTCATTTACAAGGTTTTGGCAATTTATTTTAGGAGGGGCTATAGCTATTTATGGCTTACACTTGAAAAGCCATCGCACTCTTTGCGAATTATTGACAACTATTAGTGTAATTACTCTCCTCGCAAGCTGCTTTTTTCTCACTCACGATGAGTTTCCTGGAATAAAAGCTGTTATTCCTACATTAGCTACAGTTGCCGTGCTTGCCTTTTCAAGAAAGGGTTTATTCATCTACCGATTATTATCAATTAAGCCTGCAGAATTTATAGGTAATATTTCGTATTCTCTCTACCTATGGCATTGGCCTGTTATAATCTTCTATCAACTTCATCTTGAAACAGAACTGAAAGCACTAGATAAAATTATTGTATTGATCCTTTCAATTTTACTAGGTGTGCTTTCATATTACTTTGTTGAACAACGTTTTAGGAAATCAAAAAACAGTAAAGGAGTTGCACAAAAAGTATACCTGCAAGTTGCCTTATCTAGCGCAATACTATGCGCTGTAGTTTATGGTTTAACTTATGTTTTGCCCATGCGCTTCAACGAACAGCAATTAGCCTATGAGGAATTCATGGACAATCATGATGCGTCTTACTTTAGGCCTGGCGTATGCTTTTTAACAAGTAGTTATTCTGACATTTCCTACTTCAAAAAAGACACTTGCTTAATTGCTCAAGAAGAAAAAGAAAACATTCTATTGGTAGGCGATAGCCATGCCGCACACTGGTATGCCGGTTTAGAAGCGAATAAAAAGCCCAATCAAACGGTAAGTCAAATAACAGCCAGTGGTTGCAAGCCTACTATAAGCTACCAAGGTGAAAAGCGGTGTGCTCAGTTAATGCGCATTGCGTTTGAGGAGATAATTCCGACTCGAAGATATGAAAAGATCATTATTTCTGCTAGATGGAAAATCGACGACTTACCGTGGCTACTGAAAACACTGGACAGAATAGATACCGCGAATACTGAAGTGACCGTGCTAGGACCAATTATTGAATACACGCAACCCCTTCCGCGTATATTGGCCCATAGTGATTTTGAAGACAAACTAAAGCGAACGCAAAAGTATGAGTTTATTGAGAAAATAGACTCAAAGTTTAAAAATGAGCTTAGAAATAAAAACGTAAAATATATATCGATTTTTAAAAATATTTGTGACAGCACTGGCAATTGTAAAACGCTTGTAGGCGACAAGCCGCTTCAATTTGACTATGGGCATTTAACGCTTGAGGGCTCACGCACGCTATTAAATAGGCAATCGAATATTAGTCTGTAA
- a CDS encoding glycosyltransferase, translating into MSILNVYRHVKSIKPNLCVSFLVRANVCNAIVGKLVHNYPTVICERMHLSSHFDNQFSGVKRIIADIIPKICYRLAGTALGVSTGVTENLVSTYNVNQRRAATIFNPYPIKDIIALGQKSPEFSLPGEFIVSVGRLTKSKNTKLLINAFLASSEPAPLVVLGTGELQKELVEYISAIKAHDRVMLLGYAKNPYAVISRAKYYISASTNEGFPNALLEAMVLGKAVIMSDCPSGPAEILAGSYTFTARGVEMAEYGVLVPVNSSAMLTDAINCFQTPEVVEHYSKQSKLRSFDYSIEKIANDYWTLFKKKMR; encoded by the coding sequence TTGAGTATTTTAAACGTTTATCGTCATGTCAAAAGCATAAAACCAAACTTATGTGTGAGTTTCTTGGTTCGAGCCAATGTATGCAATGCTATTGTTGGCAAGTTGGTACATAATTACCCTACTGTCATTTGCGAACGCATGCACCTAAGTAGCCACTTTGACAATCAGTTTTCTGGTGTTAAACGAATAATAGCTGATATCATACCTAAGATATGTTATCGGTTGGCTGGCACAGCTTTAGGCGTATCGACGGGCGTAACAGAGAACTTAGTTAGCACCTATAATGTAAACCAGCGACGTGCTGCTACAATATTTAACCCCTATCCGATTAAAGATATAATCGCGCTTGGTCAGAAATCACCGGAATTTAGTTTACCCGGTGAATTTATAGTATCCGTTGGTAGACTCACTAAAAGTAAAAACACAAAGCTATTAATAAATGCCTTTCTCGCATCTTCAGAGCCTGCTCCATTGGTCGTGCTAGGAACTGGTGAGTTGCAAAAAGAGCTAGTCGAATATATTTCAGCAATAAAAGCACATGATAGGGTTATGCTACTTGGCTATGCTAAGAACCCCTACGCGGTAATTTCGCGAGCAAAATACTACATTTCTGCGTCAACCAATGAAGGTTTTCCAAACGCACTGCTAGAAGCAATGGTCCTAGGTAAAGCAGTTATTATGTCTGATTGCCCTTCCGGCCCTGCAGAAATTTTAGCCGGAAGCTATACATTTACTGCACGTGGAGTGGAAATGGCTGAGTACGGTGTATTGGTACCTGTAAATAGTTCGGCAATGCTCACCGACGCCATCAACTGTTTTCAGACACCAGAGGTGGTAGAGCATTATAGTAAGCAATCAAAATTACGTAGCTTCGATTACAGTATCGAAAAAATCGCAAATGACTATTGGACATTGTTCAAAAAGAAAATGAGGTAG